The window TCGCCATTATGCATATCATCAAGGTATCAAATCGATTTATTACATTAGAACCTTTACAGACGATAATACCGAACAAGGCGTCAACGAATGCGAATCCTGCTCAATTTGATGGATTATAGAATAAAAGAGGTGAATAATGGCAGATAAGAAAAATCAATTTACACATTATGATGCGATCAACTGGAATAAAGTCATTGATCCAATTGATAAAGCAACTTGGGAAAAATTAACCGAGCAATTTTGGCTTGATACACGAATTCCGATTTCAAACGATATGAAAGATTGGCGTTCATTGGGACCGGTCGAGCACAAGCTTTACGATCATGTTTTTGGTGGCTTAACAATGCTGGATACTTTACAAAGCCAGGATGGAATGGCCAGCTTATTGGATGCAGCCGTCACCCCTCATGAACGAGCCGTTTTGAATAACATAAAATTTATGGAGTCTGTTCATGCAAAAAGTTATTCAAGCATCTTTGAAACACTAGATACACCTGCCGAGATTGATGAGATTTTCGATTGGGCATCAAAGAATGAACAATTGCAATATAAGGCTAATAAAATTAATTCCGTTTATCATGATCCGAATCCTCTCAAAAGAAAGATTGCTTCTGTTTTTCTTGAAACTTTCTTATTTTATTCGGGTTTTTATACTCCTCTATATTTTGTTGGACATAATAAAATGGCAAATGTTGCCGAAATTATTAAATTAATCATTCGTGACGAATCAGTTCATGGAACTTATATCGGCTATAAATTCCAGCTTGCGTATAAAGAACTTAGCGAGAAAGAACAGAAAGATTTAAATTCCTGGGCTTATGATTTACTTTATGATCTTTACGATAACGAAGAGAATTATACTCATCAACTTTATGACGAAATTGACTGGTTCGACGATGTGATGGTTTTCCTTCGCTACAATGGTAATAAGGCTTTAATGAATCTGGGACTTGAACCAATGTTTGCCGATGGCGCCGAAGATGTTAATCCGGTCGTTATGAATGGCATTTCAACTTCAACCGCAAATCACGATTTCTTCAGTCAGGTTGGCAATGGATATCGTCTGGGCCAAGTCGAGAATCTTAGTCCTGAAGATTACAATGTTGGGAAATCCACTCAACCGGGTTTGGATTCGAGCAATGAAAAAGACTAAAAAAGAATGCTTTAGACATTCTTTTTTAATTTGAAGCTGAAGTTATGGATTCAATATAAAAACAATCGCCTTTCCTGCTGCTTTTATGCATAAATTAACTTTATCTTCGTTTTATCTCTCTTTTATCTTCCTTTAATCTGTCAATTGAATAATTAAAACTGTTCCAAAGGACAAGTTAGTAAAAAAACAAGTCCCGACGAACACTCTCCAATAATAAAATATCCCTTCCAAATAAATTAAAAACTCTCTTCATAATAATTAATCCCAAAAAACGCCACCCCAAAGGCGTTTTTATTTTCTCTGCGTGTAGAATAAAGACAGAAATTAATCTTGGTTTAATTAGAGAAAGGCAGAATTCTACATATTATGGCAAATAGTTCGGTAAAAATTTTATTGATTGAAGATGACAAGATTTTAAATGATGATATTACAGCAATGCTTTCGGAAATTGCAGAGGTTAAGCAGGTCTTTAATGGTGCTGATGGCGAGTATGAAGCAGTTGAAGCCCCTTATGATTTAATAGTCTCTGATTTAATGCTTCCTGAAATGAATGGTTTGGATATTATTAAAGAAATGCGGGATGCTCATATTGAAACGCCGGTTTTGATCTTGACCGCTAAGGATTCGGTTGATGATAAAGTTAAGGGTTTTGAAGTAGGAGCCGATGATTATTTAACAAAACCTTTTCATCGAGAAGAATTATTAGCTCGAGTAGAAGCTTTATTACGCCGTGCCGGTATTGATACTGAAGAAAAAGAAATCAATATCGGAAATTTAAAAATCCATCTTTCGAACCGGACTGTCACTGTTGGAGAGCAGAATGTTCAATTAGTCGGCAAGGAATATGATATTTTGGTTTATCTTGCCAAAAATAAGAACATTATTATTACTAAAGACCAGATTTTCGATCGCGTATGGGGACTTGACTCGGATACGACGACCAGTGTCGTTAACATTTATTTAAATAATCTTCGGCGTAAATTAGAGTCGGTTGGAAAAAATGATTTGATCAAGACTTTAAGGAACGTTGGTTTCATTCTCGAATCTGATGAACAAAACTAAAATTAATTCTAAACAATATATAAAGTTGTTTCTGTTGGAAGCAATTGGTTTTCTTATGATTTTTTCTTTTGTTGGCAGTTATATTTATTTTACTTATACACAGTCTGTTCAACGCAATTCTGATCAAATTTTGAATTCAATGGTATTGCGAATTCAAAAGAGTTTTAAAACCGGATCAAAACAATTGACAATTCCCGGGTTGGTTGGACAAGGACAGGGATCGAGTACAATTGGGGGATCGCCAAGTGCCAGTTCACCTCAGGAGGGCAGTTTACTAAAGTCGAACGTTTCCGGACAGGACACTATTTATTATAGTAAGAGCGGAAAAATTGTTAATTCTTATTCGCTTGGATTACGGATCTGGACTTATGAAAATCTTTATAAAAAAATTTCTGGCGATTTAAACGATATTCAAAATGTAAGATTATCCGGATCGTATTTTAGAGTTCGTCTCATTAAATTAAAGAAACCAATCGTCTTAATTTATGGGGCTAACACAATCCTTGGAACGGCTAAATATGCAGCGGTTGTTTATAATTTTGATACAGAGCGATCTAACATGGATTCTTTTCGTTCGGTTCTCTTTTGGACTTTGATGTTTGCGGCGATGTTTTCGTTGGTCGTCAGCTGGCTGGTTACTCTTCGAGTTATGCGTCCGATTCTTCAGTCTTGGAAGCAACAACAGGAATTTGTTAATAATGCCGCTCATGAGTTAAGAACCCCACTAACAATTATTCAAAATAAAATGGAAGGGTTGCTTAGAAAACCCACTTCGTCTGTTGCAGACGTATCTGAAAATATCGTCGTCTCTCTTTCCGAAGTCCGTCGTTTGAACCAATTAACTTCTGACATGCTGACTTTAGCAAGGACTGGATCGAATATGTCGCAACTTGATCCTAAAATGGTTGAGATCGAAGGCTTTATTAAAGAGGTTGTTGAACCGTATTCTGAGATTGCCAAATCAAAAAAACGAAAATTCTCGGAGAAAATCGATGTAAAAGGCAAGATGGTCATAGACACCCGGCGTGTTCATCAATTAATCGTTATTTTGCTTGATAACGCATTGAAATATACCGATACAAAAGATTTAATCGAAATTAAAGCTCGAAGAGAAAAGAATAATCTTGTTATTGAAGTTGCTGATAACGGCCGGGGAATTTCTGCCGATGGCAAAAAACACGTTTTCGACCGTTTTTATCGGGAAGAAAAATCTGGGAACCGCAGTACTGGTGGAACTGGTTTAGGTTTGTCAATTGCTAAATGGATTGTTAACGCCTTTCAGGGCAAGATATCTGTTTCTGATAATTCTCCAAAGGGAACAGTTTTTAAAGTTGTATTGCCACAGTTGAAATTGAACAAATAAAACTTCAAATCTTTTTAAAAAATCCGTATTAATAGTTGGGAGGATTTTATGAAGAGAATGAAGTTTTTATTTTGTTTATTAACTGCAATTTTAGCTGGTTTTTTCTTTATTAACGATAAAGCCAATGCTGACACATCGAATAATTCAGTTGTTAAATATATTCAGGATGGTGTCAAAAATAAGGCTTGGAGGCCGGCAGCTGAACAGAATTGGTTAAGCAAGGGTACGGTGCTGCCAAAAAATAATTATCGTTATGGTAAGGCTCGACCAGAAGGTATTGTGATTCATGAAACTGCTAATCCAAAGTCAACTATTAATAACGAAATTTCATATATGTACAAAAATTGGCGAACTGCTTTTGTCCATAATTTTGCTGATGGAAACAATTTAATTGGTGTTGCCGATACGGACTATCAGTGCTGGGGAGCCGGGCCAATCGCCAATCCTCGCTTTATTCAAATTGAA of the Oenococcus sp. UCMA 16435 genome contains:
- the nrdF gene encoding class 1b ribonucleoside-diphosphate reductase subunit beta is translated as MADKKNQFTHYDAINWNKVIDPIDKATWEKLTEQFWLDTRIPISNDMKDWRSLGPVEHKLYDHVFGGLTMLDTLQSQDGMASLLDAAVTPHERAVLNNIKFMESVHAKSYSSIFETLDTPAEIDEIFDWASKNEQLQYKANKINSVYHDPNPLKRKIASVFLETFLFYSGFYTPLYFVGHNKMANVAEIIKLIIRDESVHGTYIGYKFQLAYKELSEKEQKDLNSWAYDLLYDLYDNEENYTHQLYDEIDWFDDVMVFLRYNGNKALMNLGLEPMFADGAEDVNPVVMNGISTSTANHDFFSQVGNGYRLGQVENLSPEDYNVGKSTQPGLDSSNEKD
- a CDS encoding response regulator transcription factor; protein product: MANSSVKILLIEDDKILNDDITAMLSEIAEVKQVFNGADGEYEAVEAPYDLIVSDLMLPEMNGLDIIKEMRDAHIETPVLILTAKDSVDDKVKGFEVGADDYLTKPFHREELLARVEALLRRAGIDTEEKEINIGNLKIHLSNRTVTVGEQNVQLVGKEYDILVYLAKNKNIIITKDQIFDRVWGLDSDTTTSVVNIYLNNLRRKLESVGKNDLIKTLRNVGFILESDEQN
- a CDS encoding HAMP domain-containing histidine kinase; this encodes MIFSFVGSYIYFTYTQSVQRNSDQILNSMVLRIQKSFKTGSKQLTIPGLVGQGQGSSTIGGSPSASSPQEGSLLKSNVSGQDTIYYSKSGKIVNSYSLGLRIWTYENLYKKISGDLNDIQNVRLSGSYFRVRLIKLKKPIVLIYGANTILGTAKYAAVVYNFDTERSNMDSFRSVLFWTLMFAAMFSLVVSWLVTLRVMRPILQSWKQQQEFVNNAAHELRTPLTIIQNKMEGLLRKPTSSVADVSENIVVSLSEVRRLNQLTSDMLTLARTGSNMSQLDPKMVEIEGFIKEVVEPYSEIAKSKKRKFSEKIDVKGKMVIDTRRVHQLIVILLDNALKYTDTKDLIEIKARREKNNLVIEVADNGRGISADGKKHVFDRFYREEKSGNRSTGGTGLGLSIAKWIVNAFQGKISVSDNSPKGTVFKVVLPQLKLNK
- a CDS encoding N-acetylmuramoyl-L-alanine amidase; its protein translation is MKRMKFLFCLLTAILAGFFFINDKANADTSNNSVVKYIQDGVKNKAWRPAAEQNWLSKGTVLPKNNYRYGKARPEGIVIHETANPKSTINNEISYMYKNWRTAFVHNFADGNNLIGVADTDYQCWGAGPIANPRFIQIEQVEVHSKEEFAREQLNVAKFVADQLNHYHLGSACYRKTVWTHDDVSKYLGGSNHTDPINYWNNSAKNWFSGTYTISDFIWLVNQIKNNNLMK